Part of the Sphaerochaeta associata genome is shown below.
TGTGGGTTGATTTTTCCATATATGATATCTCCATCATAGAAATGAAACTTTCCGCTTATTAAATTCTCTTCTTTTACGGTCTTCACATTATCAAATACACGACCAGTAAAGGACTCAATATTCCCAGGTGCGACATGAGGCAAATCATCATAGTCACCACATTTTGGATCAACCATTTCTGTTGAAATATCAACAGTATCTGACCACTTACGCTGTTCCCAAGGGTCAGTAAAACCACCGAATCTTATTTCAGGAACATTTGAACCGTTTTTGGGGAACATTTTCTCAAGCATGGCTTTCTTGACCGAAACCAGTTTGTCACACTTACGCTGATGAAGGGTGATAAGATTGTCTAGGTTTTTGAAAGTGATTCCAATACGTTCCTGCTCTGCTCTATCAAGAGGAACTCGGATCTCAATCTCAGCCAAATCGCTTGCATTGATTGCAGGATAGCTCGTACCGGTACATCTATCCAAAACATTTTTCACAAATCTATCTTCTTGTATCCGGCTAAACAGAAACCGGCTGTCAATATGCGGCCTCATCTGAGCATAGCCAGTGGAAAAGACGAAGTTATCATAAGGTAATTCAAAGAGATAGTTGTTTCTCTGATATGGCCTGACAGTCTGATAAAATACATCGCCCTGTTTTGCAAGACGTTGTGCCCGAGATGGTGCGGATTCACGTTTTTCTGTTCGATGACTTATCATGTCAGTACCAACAACCGATTCCAGGTCTACATACTCAAAGCTATCTGGCAAAACAGAATTAGGATTGAAGTCAGCAATTTTTCCCAACTTACGCTGTTCCCAAGCATCATCAAATTCAGCAAATCGAATTACAGGTTTCTTTACATTCTCTAGCATATCACTCCACTCCCAACAATGACATGAATTCGGCAAGACCTTTCAGGTCATGGTTGCTACCCGTGAGTTCTTTCACCATGGAACCCAAGGCAAATTCGGTCTCACATAGGTCATCCTCAATTTCTGAGAAGGTAGTTTTGTACTTCTCAGCAAGCGACCTAACCTTAGTTACAAGCTCATCCAGGATTGCATTGGGAATTGAGTGGATGCTAGCCAATAGAGGGGCGATCCATTTAGCCTCGAGCAATGATCTTGCATCCTCATAAGACAAGCCCTCTATTACAGTTTTAGTCTTATTGTGGAGCGCAATACTCTCCTTTTTTAGTTTAGACTTCAACTGTTTCTCTTCCATCATAAGGCTATTAATAAGAAGCACCTTTTCTTCAAACGAATCCTCAGGTATTAAATATCCTTTCTTTTTATCAGCCATCAATTTTTTTGCTTCTTTGACAATCCAGGATGAAAGGAAAGAATCTTTCGCTTCATTGATCCCCTCTGACTCTTTTTCTTCCTCAGATAAACCATCCAATATCTCTGCATAGGTGCCATTGATCTCATATATCCTATCCTCAATCGCATGTAGGTGGTCACTCTCATCTTTGAGCAGAGTCTTTTCAACCAGTTCAAAGGGGATCACACGCCCCCTCCAACCATCCTGGACCTCTTCTTCCTTCTTGGTGACCATCCTTGGGTCTGCCTTTTTGGTTGCTTCAAATCCTTCCGTCTGCAGTATCTCCAAATCTATCGCTATGTTTGTCCATTCATCATCCAACAATTGATAAACATCATATTTATCGACCAGAGGAAGACCTTCAAAACGTGCAAAAATATCATCACTGAGAAGTAACTCTTCGTTTGTGATTTTTACACTCTCGAATCCATCAATCAGATCATTCCTGAGTCTATCTTCAAAACTTTCAAAGGAACTCTTAAAACTCTCGACAAATTTAATAACGCTAGGATGAGTCTTCACAGCCTCCCGTATATCATCCACAGCCAAAGTTCTGGGACCATCACCTTTGATAAACAATTTTTCCTCAAGACCAGGAAAAGCTTTCCAATATTCATGCAGGTCTTCAATCTCATTTTCAGGAATTCCTCCAAGCATCAATGAGTAGATGTCCCATTTCTCAGATGCCTCGGAAGAGTCAACATATCTTGGAATGTTAAGATTGTATTCATTCAGGCGTATCTCTTCTTTACTAACCAGCCTCGCAAACTTTGGTAGACTTTTCCGTTCCGTGACGACATCAACAGTTTTCTTGATGTCGCAAGCCCTGAGCTTATTTTTCTTTCCAACCTTGGTAAATCCTTTGGATGCATCTATGATCAGCACATCATCTGTATTCCTAGTCATCT
Proteins encoded:
- a CDS encoding restriction endonuclease subunit S; amino-acid sequence: MLENVKKPVIRFAEFDDAWEQRKLGKIADFNPNSVLPDSFEYVDLESVVGTDMISHRTEKRESAPSRAQRLAKQGDVFYQTVRPYQRNNYLFELPYDNFVFSTGYAQMRPHIDSRFLFSRIQEDRFVKNVLDRCTGTSYPAINASDLAEIEIRVPLDRAEQERIGITFKNLDNLITLHQRKCDKLVSVKKAMLEKMFPKNGSNVPEIRFGGFTDPWEQRKWSDTVDISTEMVDPKCGDYDDLPHVAPGNIESFTGRVFDNVKTVKEENLISGKFHFYDGDIIYGKINPQLGKYAFMRFEGLTSADAYVLNSKNGLDQKFLFALIQSDYFYRYTVSVSKRSGMPKINRDELNSFTYNSPITVEQKRIGELFLSIDNLITLHHRKLEKLTNVKKSMLDKMFI
- a CDS encoding type I restriction-modification system subunit M; translated protein: MNKQQLASRIWEAANRMRSKIEAHEYKDYILGFIFYKYLSDKEMKFFINNHFKKEDIQALSEAEIDDVKFIKENVGYFISYDHLFSTWIELGSDFDVSNVRDALSAFNRNINPSHKKVFEKIFDTLQTGLSKLGDSSSSQTKAIRDLIQLIKVIPMDGRQSYDVLGFIYEYLISMFAANAGKKAGEFYTPHEVSLLMSEIVADHLKDKKEIKIYDPTSGSGSLLINIGQSVAKHIDDENSIKYYAQELKENTYNLTRMNMVMRGILPDNIVTRNGDTLEEDWPYFEDNDPLNTYNPLYVDAVVSNPPYSQAWDPSNKESDPRYARFGLAPKSKADYAFLLHDLYHLKPNGIMTIVLPHGVLFRGGEEERIRRNLIEYNHIDAIIGLPENIFFGTPIATIIMILKMTRNTDDVLIIDASKGFTKVGKKNKLRACDIKKTVDVVTERKSLPKFARLVSKEEIRLNEYNLNIPRYVDSSEASEKWDIYSLMLGGIPENEIEDLHEYWKAFPGLEEKLFIKGDGPRTLAVDDIREAVKTHPSVIKFVESFKSSFESFEDRLRNDLIDGFESVKITNEELLLSDDIFARFEGLPLVDKYDVYQLLDDEWTNIAIDLEILQTEGFEATKKADPRMVTKKEEEVQDGWRGRVIPFELVEKTLLKDESDHLHAIEDRIYEINGTYAEILDGLSEEEKESEGINEAKDSFLSSWIVKEAKKLMADKKKGYLIPEDSFEEKVLLINSLMMEEKQLKSKLKKESIALHNKTKTVIEGLSYEDARSLLEAKWIAPLLASIHSIPNAILDELVTKVRSLAEKYKTTFSEIEDDLCETEFALGSMVKELTGSNHDLKGLAEFMSLLGVE